One part of the Desulfonema ishimotonii genome encodes these proteins:
- a CDS encoding RNA polymerase sigma factor: MKNNPDPSGDEAVIDQIIAGDANAFEVLLKKYEHLVSVILKKHLPYEQVEETAQEVFIRAYRSLPSFKKKSSFKSWLSSIAIRTCYDFWRKRYRSRELPMSALSEAQQDWLDKVISDQSGQSFEALGRQTEAREVLDWALGQLSAEDRMVLELVYLEGFSGKEAAKLLGWSVANVKIRTFRSRKKLHRLLTGFAQDEGKNG, translated from the coding sequence ATGAAAAATAATCCAGATCCCTCCGGCGATGAGGCCGTTATTGATCAGATCATCGCCGGTGATGCCAACGCCTTTGAAGTGCTTCTCAAAAAGTACGAGCATCTGGTATCGGTGATCCTGAAAAAACATCTGCCTTACGAACAGGTCGAGGAAACGGCTCAGGAAGTCTTTATCCGTGCCTACCGGTCTCTGCCATCCTTTAAAAAAAAGAGCAGCTTCAAAAGCTGGCTCTCTTCCATTGCCATCAGAACCTGTTACGACTTCTGGCGGAAGCGGTACCGGTCACGGGAGCTGCCCATGAGTGCGCTGAGTGAAGCCCAGCAGGACTGGCTGGACAAGGTCATATCGGACCAGTCGGGCCAGTCCTTTGAAGCACTGGGGCGGCAGACAGAGGCGAGAGAGGTGCTGGACTGGGCGCTGGGCCAGTTGTCTGCCGAGGACAGGATGGTGCTGGAGCTGGTCTACCTGGAAGGGTTTTCCGGCAAAGAGGCCGCCAAACTCCTGGGGTGGAGCGTTGCCAATGTGAAGATTCGCACGTTTCGCTCCCGGAAAAAGCTGCACAGACTTCTGACCGGTTTCGCCCAGGACGAAGGAAAAAACGGATGA
- a CDS encoding Spy/CpxP family protein refolding chaperone: MKQNRALTILMALAMILAGTATAMAGHGRGHRGDMGFGGHGHGFIGKNFVRALDLSDEQKAAVGTILKANLDTIKTRMDAVMAARENMAGVIHGDSPTEEAVRAAFSQVASAREELVVLRFTMMNQIRTDVLTPEQIEKMAARQARRAERTGKMKERHAEKWAEFVEWVDSLIPSDTGESDTSE, encoded by the coding sequence ATGAAACAGAACAGAGCATTGACAATACTGATGGCGCTTGCCATGATTCTGGCAGGTACGGCAACGGCAATGGCAGGACATGGGAGAGGCCACCGGGGCGACATGGGCTTCGGCGGACACGGACACGGCTTTATCGGCAAAAATTTTGTCCGGGCGCTTGACCTTTCCGATGAGCAGAAAGCGGCGGTCGGCACCATTCTCAAGGCCAATCTGGACACGATCAAAACCCGGATGGACGCGGTGATGGCTGCCAGAGAGAACATGGCCGGTGTCATTCACGGTGACAGCCCGACGGAAGAGGCGGTCCGGGCCGCATTCAGCCAGGTCGCATCCGCCAGAGAGGAGCTTGTGGTCCTCCGCTTTACCATGATGAACCAGATCAGAACGGACGTGCTGACGCCGGAGCAGATCGAAAAAATGGCGGCCCGGCAGGCCAGACGCGCAGAACGGACCGGAAAAATGAAAGAACGGCACGCGGAAAAGTGGGCTGAATTTGTGGAATGGGTGGACAGCCTGATCCCGAGTGACACCGGGGAATCAGATACAAGCGAATAA